The following is a genomic window from Rhododendron vialii isolate Sample 1 chromosome 9a, ASM3025357v1.
CGTCTTGAAACATATAAAATATGCTCTGTGTATATAATTCACTCATTCCTTTTTCCATGAACGACGAGGTTTTCAAGAATGCCTTTTCATTTACATCTTTGTGgtccaaattcaattcattATGGCGTATACGTGACAATGCCCTTTCAAACCGCAAAACAAAATCCAACATTGTATTTTCTTTAGACACGTATCTCTTAAAGAATGCATGAGAACTTTCAGCTCTTTGGCTACTTGTCATGTGGGCAGAAAAAATGTGTTTCGTATACGCAGGAACCCATCTGTCACGAATTTCGTAAATGGACTGTAACCATTCACTGTCGGACAAGTTAGATTTTGTTACAATATCTTCCCATCTCCTATCAAACTCTTCAGGGCTTTCCGAATTCCACATACATCCTTTAAAATCATCATAATGTTCTTTATAAGATAATGCACTTATCTTTGAAGAAAATTTACTGACAATGTGCCAAATGCAATATCTATGGTGCGTATTTGGAAGAACATTAGCAAATGCTTTTGTCATTGCCAAATCCTGatcagttatgatcattttgggCGGGATTCCTGGCATTGCTTTCAGCCATTCTTTAAAAAGCCACTCAAAAGAATCACTCGATTCATTACACAAGAACCCACAACCAAAAAGCGTAGTCTGCCTATGGTGATTAACTCCTAATATAGGAGCAAAGATCATAGAATATCGGTTTGTATTGTAGGTTGTATCTAATACCACCACATCCCCAAAATATTGATACGACTTTCTACATGTGGCATCCGCCCAAAAACAATGACTCATCCTCCCCTCATCATCTTTCTCcattgtaaaataaaaattgagattCTTTTGTTGTTCGGTTTCGAAATACTCGTACAACATGTCGGCGTCATATCCATCAACGCAATTCCTCTCATCCCTATTTTTGTTATAAAGATCTTGTGGTAAAAATCCAACATTTCCAAGACCCCCGGCTTGCAACTCCAAAATACTCATTTGTTGATGGGGTGGCACATTTGCAGCAGCGAGATGTTGTGTTAAGGATTTTTGTGCATCAGAAATGCGACGATGCGATTTCAACAAATGTGTCTTCCTCGGGGTCGTAAGAGAGTGGCTATGACCCTCGACAAAGTTGGAGACAACAAACCCTTCACTTGACCAGGCTCTCACGACAACTAATTTTGCACCACATTTCTCTCTTGTCAAACCCCGACGACGTGTAGTGGTGGCC
Proteins encoded in this region:
- the LOC131300763 gene encoding protein FAR1-RELATED SEQUENCE 5-like; the encoded protein is MEEEDSVSINPTPLFRPPPPRTQTLDDIQLLSPSSSQLCEESTNFCQLYTPQVKNEVIPRIDQHFRNLEDVYAFYNNYAFHAGFSVRINSSKMDKNGETTRKDYVCFKEGERRISKATTTRRRGLTREKCGAKLVVVRAWSSEGFVVSNFVEGHSHSLTTPRKTHLLKSHRRISDAQKSLTQHLAAANVPPHQQMSILELQAGGLGNVGFLPQDLYNKNRDERNCVDGYDADMLYEYFETEQQKNLNFYFTMEKDDEGRMSHCFWADATCRKSYQYFGDVVVLDTTYNTNRYSMIFAPILGVNHHRQTTLFGCGFLCNESSDSFEWLFKEWLKAMPGIPPKMIITDQDLAMTKAFANVLPNTHHRYCIWHIVSKFSSKISALSYKEHYDDFKGCMWNSESPEEFDRRWEDIVTKSNLSDSEWLQSIYEIRDRWVPAYTKHIFSAHMTSSQRAESSHAFFKRYVSKENTMLDFVLRFERALSRIRHNELNLDHKDVNEKAFLKTSSFMEKGMSELYTQSIFYMFQDEIFQINAYVVTSRHEDEHRCLWDIRRPDMEGSRSREISVEKSSNLVSCSCKMFDFDGIPCRHMLAYFSRMQIMELPTKYILRRWTKSTKASRVMDDLGSVGKEICDRSVLVRRQGLFQLACNVIDEGVLDEEGTEVVSKHLLLAKDELAVLRSSREPRPASVIEMSISNGSQHSFNEPLQVRAKGCGKRLKGGKERAVKKSRKCHGCGLIGQSHDKRNCPKLLNISSQDVRLDDDDDDMSNNDDE